Genomic DNA from Phycisphaerae bacterium:
CACTGAGCGCCCGTTCACCCCAACATCCGCAGGATCAAGAAGATCAGTGGCGCGTAGACGATCTTGGCGATCAGCGCCATCGGGTACACGCTCGCGAAGCCCACCGCCGCCGCGTCACAATCGGCCAGGTTGCTCGCGGCCGCCAGCCCGGGCGGATTCGTCATGCACGCACACAGCGACCCCGCCCCATACAGCACATTCCAGCGCAGCAGCAGGAACATCACCAGCGCCGCCGCCGCGACCGTCACCAGCGTCACCAGCGCGCCAGCAATGAGGATCTGCGGACCGGCATCGCGCAGCACCGGGACGAAGCGCTGCCCAGCCCCGGCCCCCGCCCCCGCCAAGAAAATAATCAGCCCCAACTCGCGGGCAAACTGTTTCACCGCGTGCGGCACATACATCCGCACCGGCCCCGTGTTCCCCCAGTGCCCCAGCCACAACGCCACCAGGAACGCCCCGCCCGCCAGGCCGAGCTGCACCTCCAAACCGCCCGGCAAATGCAGCGGAATCAGCCCCACTGCCGCACCCAGCGCGATCCCCGCCGCGAACGGCACGAGACTGGTTTCATACAGCCGCCGCTCCTCGCGCCCCAACGCCGCGGCCAGCGCGGCGATGTCCTGCCGCTGGCCAACCACGCGCAGGACGTCGCCGGGCTCCAGGCGCAGATCGCCACGCGGCGTGAACTCGACGCTGTCCCGCCGGACGCGGCTGACCACCACGCCGAAGCGTTCCCACACCCCGATCTGCCGCAGCGACTTGCCCAGCACGTCGCGGCGTGAGACGACCAATTGCTCGCTGGTGACGTTGCCGGTCGGGTCGTACATCGACTCCACGACGACATCGCCCAGCAGGGCCTCGAACTTCGCCAGCTCCTCGGGCGTGCCCACCGCCAGCACGACATCACCGAGGTGCAGGGTCGTCTCCGGACGCGCCGGCCCGATCTTGCCCTCATGCTTGACGCGTGCGATGACCGCCCGCGTGACGTGCAAGGCCTGCAGCTCGTCAATCGTCCGGCCGGCGCAGTTGCGATTCGTGATGCGAAACGCGCACTCCTCCAGCGGCGGCCAGCGCGCGGCCTCGGCATTGCGAAACTCCGCCGCCGCCTCGGACGCGCGGACGCGCAGCAGGCGCGGCAGCAATTGAACGACCAGCACGACCGCCGCGACGCTGAACGGATACGCCGCCCCGTAGCCGACCGACGCGATGTTCATGTCCTCCGGCGACACCCGCCGAATCGCGTCCAGGACAGCCGCGAGCGCCGGCGTGCAGGTCGTCGCGCCGCAGTACAGGCCCGCAGCCAGATGCGCCGAGAGCCCCAACGCGCGGGCCAGCAAGATCGTCGCCAGCGCGCCGACCGCGGTCGCGCCGGCCCCGACCAGCAGGAACGCCCCGCCCCGCGTGCGCAGGGTGTCCATGAACCGCGGCCCGGCCTGGAGCCCGACCGCGTAGACGAACAACACCAGCCCCAGCTCGGTCAGCTCGTGCGGCAGCGACCATTCCCAACCACCGAGTGTGACGGCGACGCCCAGGGCGAGCGCCACAAAAAACACACCCGCCGCCCCGAGCGCCACGCCGCGCACGCGCACGGCCCCTACCAGCGATCCCAGGGCGACCACCGTGAACAACATGACGAACGGCGAATCCAGCAAAGCCTTCACGACACGCACCCACACCGGGCAGCGCGCTGAGCGCCCCCCGCCGCCCGGACCGCGCCGCGGCATCGTACCACCGGCCGGCCAGACCGGCGACCGGCGTGCAAGAATCGCTTTGCGACCCGCCGCCCCGGTGCTACCATGCGCGCGTACAGGCACGGTGACGCCCGCCGCTCCGGCAGGCGCATCTGTCACCGCCCTGGCGTACAAAAGGGGCCGATCATGTCCGCATGGAAGAACGGTTTCGTCGCGGTTGCCTGGACGGCGCTCGTCTGCTGCGCTCTCGCGGTCGTCTCGGGTTGCCCCAACACCAATGGCAACAACGGTCAGGACACGACGGATGCCAACTCCCCGGACGGCACGGACGAGCACAACGACAATAATGGCGTCACGCCCGGAACCGGCGGGGAGGTGCCGGCCGGCGGCGTGATCGCCGACCACACCGCCGCCGTGGCCTTTGATGATATCCCCGCCGCCGCCATCGCCGCCGCGCAGGCGGCCTTCCGCATCTTTTACGGCCACACGTCGCATGGCAGCCAGATCGTCACAGGGCTGGAGATGCTGCAGGTCGAGGACGCACGCTACGCGTTCAACACCGGCGCGGACACGCTCACTCTTACAGAAGAGAGCGGCGATCTCGGAGAGAACGGCGACCTCGCGTGGGTGGACGTGACCCGCAACGTGCTCGACGCGCCGGGCAACAACATCAACTTGGTGGCGTGGTCCTGGTGCGGCGGCGTCAGCGGAAACACGACGGAGGGCATCGACGCCTATCTCACGGCCATGGACGCGCTGGAGGCCGACTACCCCGACGTCGTGTTCATCTACATGACCGGCCACCTCGACGGCACAGGGCCGACCGAGAACCTGTACGCGCGCAACAACCAGATCCGCGCCTGGTGCGCTGCCCACGGCAAGGCCCTGTTCGACTTCGCCGACATCGAGAGCTACGACCCCGCCGGGAATTACTACCCCGACGGCTCGGACTGGTGCGAGTGGTGCACAACCTGGTGCGAAGCCCATACCTGCCCGACGTGCATCGAGTGCGCGCACTCGCAGTGCATGAACTGCTATCAGAAGGGCCGGGCGTTCTGGTGGCTGCTGGCGCGACTGGCGGGCTGGAACGGGTAGACCGCGCAGGGCCGCGGCCTAGTCGCCGCCGTCGATCAACGTCACGTTCTTGAATTCCACGGTGCATACGCCGTCCGAGTCGCGCTCCAGGCTGCCGTCCAGCAAGTCGGCCTGGGCCGCGCCGTCCCCGCGCAGATAGGCGTTCAGGAACGCCGTGCTCGCGTCGGCGATGTATGCCGCGTACTGCGGATGGAGCAGCCGGTCGAGCGCCCACGGGCTGCGGTCATCAAACGTGCCGTGCGTCGCGTTCTCCAGCGTGACAAAGTACTGGTCCGGCCCGGGGGAGCGCTCGAAGACCATCTTGCGCAACGTCGGACTGTGCGTGACTGGGTCGACGTCGAGCGTGCCGGCGATCGTCATGCACGGCATCGTGATGGCGTCCCAGGACTGCTCGTCGAGGCCCAGTGAACCCGGGCCAGGCGGCGACAGGGCGACGACGGCCTTCACCCGGGCGTCGGCCAGCTCCGCGTGCGCCGCCGGCAGCCCGGCGACCTGCATGCCGATCAGTTGCAGGGCGGTGTAGGCGCCGAGCGAATGCCCAGCCACGCCGACGCGGTTCCAATCCACCTGCGCACTCAGTTTCGGGTCGGCCGCGACCTGGTCGAGTGCGAACGACACGTCCAGCGGCCGGTCCCAGCGCAGGGAGATCTGTTGCACCGCCTCGTACACAGCCTGGAGAACGATCAATGCTGGGCGCTGTTCGCCGTAGATTACATCCTCATCCGTTTCGGGGTGCGTGACGAAGACCGCCACGTAGCCCTGGCCCGCCCAGTGCCGTCCCAGAAACGTGTAGTGGTCGCGCGAGTTGCCCGTGCCGGGCGAGAACACGAGCAGCGGAAACGGCCCGCCGTCGCTGTCGGGCGCGTAGATACGCACGGGCAACGGGCGCAACCGGCTGACGTCGTACCAGACGTAGGCCTGCTCGCGGACGGCATACGGCCCCGTGCCGGTCGCAGCCGGGTCGTCGAGCCGGGTACAGGAAGACCCCGGGCCGATCAGCAGGGCGGCGGCACACGGAATGGCAAATCGCAATCGGCTACGCATGCGGACGCGCTCGAGTCTTGGTGTCAGAGTATATCGCCCTGAACAACACCCCCCTTCCCGGGCCGGCGCGGATCCGGGCGTCCGAAGCGGGCGCTCCCGGCCACCGCCCGGGGTGCCCGCGGTTTTCTGGACGCGGACGGCCGCAGCCGGCGCTACAAGTCCCGCCCCGTGTCCGCTAAGCTGGTGGTCCGTTGGGCCGAATATGAGGTGCCCATGTTCGATGCACCAGCGTGGGCCGCGCGGCTGCGCGGCGCGGATTGTCCGGTCTGCGGCGCGTCCGGCGCGCGCGAACGCACCTGGCTCGCGGATCTCCCCTCCGGGCGGGTGTTGTTGCAGGACGACGCCGACTTCGCGGGCTATTGCATCCTCTACCACCGGCGACACGTGGCCGAGGTGTTCGACCTCCGTGTGGCCGAGCGCGCTGCCTTCATCGAGGACGTAAGCCGGCTGGCCGCGGCGGTGGCCGCTTGCTGCCGGCCGGGGAAAATCAACTACGCCATCCTGGGCAATGAGGTGCCGCACCTGCACTGCCACGTCGTGCCGCGCTATCCGACGGACGGCTGGTGGGGACAAGCGTTCTCCCTGCGCCCGGCGGCCCAGCGCAAGCCACTGTCGCCCGCCGAGTACGCGCGTCTGCAGCGTGCGCTGCGGGCCGCCCTGACCGGCACCTGAGTGAGCCCCGTCATGTCCGCGACGCCGACCACCGTGCCCGAGCTGCTCGCCCCGGCGGGGGATTGGGACGCGCTGCGGGCCGCGGTTGCCAACGGCGCCGACGGGGTCTATTTCGGCCTGGAGAGCTTTAACGCGCGGCAGCGGGCGCAGAATTTCACGCGCGCCGCCCTCCCGGAGATCATGGCGTACCTGCACGGCCACAACGTCAAGGGCTACGTGGCGTTGAACACGCTGATCTTCTCCGCAGAGCTGCCCCAGGCCGTCGCGTACGCGGAGGCGCTCGCGACAGCCGGGGCCGACGCGGTCATCGTGCAGGACCTGGGGCTCGTGCGACTGCTCCAGCGGGTCGTGCCGACGCTCCCCATCCATGCCTCGACACAAATGACGCAGACCGCGGCCGGCGGGATCGCGTACCTGCAAGCGCTCGGCGTCAGTCGCGTCATCGTGGCGCGCGAGCTTACGCTCGCGGAGCTGACCACGCTGGTCCACGCCAGCCCCCTGCCGCTGGAGGTCTTTGTCCACGGCGCGCTGTGCATCTCGTACAGCGGGCAATGCCTGGCCAGCGAGGCGCTCTGGAGCCGCAGCGCCAACCGCGGCTTGTGCGCCCAGGCCTGCCGCTTGCCGTACCACCTCATCGTGGACGGGCGGCCGCTGGAGCAGAGCCATCGCGAGTATCTCCTCAGTCCGCACGATCTGGCGGCGCATGCTTTGCTGCCCAAACTCGTGGCGCTCGGCATCGCCGCGTTCAAGATTGAAGGGCGGCTCAAGAGTGCCCACTACGTCGCGGCCGCGACGCAGGTCTACCGTGCCGCGCTCGATGCCGCCGTGCAGCGCCGGCCGTTCGTCATTTCGCCCGCGCAGCAAGCCGACCTCACGCAGAGCTTCTCGCGCGGCTTCGGCCACGGCTTCCTGGAGGGCGTCAACCACCAGACGCTCGTGCCCGGCGCGTGCCCGCGTAACCGCGGCGTGTGCGTCGGCACTGTCGTCGCACGCGTCGCGCAGGGCGTGAAGATTGAGCTCACCGACCCACCGCCTGTACCGCCACTGAAGCCGGGCGACGGCGTCGTTTTCGACCCGGGCCACCCCGATCAGAACGAGCAGGGCGGACGGATCTACACGGTCGCGCCGGTGCGGCATGCCCAGCGCGGTGCCGCAATGCAGGTCCTGCTGACTTTCGGCCGCGGCGACGTCAGTCTGGCGGCCCTGCGCAACGGCTGCCGCGTGTGGCGCACCGATGACCCCACGCTCCGGCGGAAACTGGAGACCAGCTTCGGCCGTGATGTGGTCGTCCGACGCGTGCCAATCCACGTGCGCATCGAAGCTGCCGCGGGCCAGGTGCTCGCCGTGACGGTGCGCGACGAAGCCGGGCGGACAGCGCGCGTGTGCTCGGATGCCGCGCTCGAACCCGCACGCAGGCATTCGCTGACGGTGGGGCTGATTCGCGAGCAGTTCGCGCGGCTGGGCGATACGCCGTTCGCGCTCGGCGAGGTCGAATTGCAGGGCCCGGAAGGTGCGACGGATTCCGTGCCGGTCATGGCGCCGAAGAGCGTGCTGAACCAATTGCGCCGCCGGGCCGTGGAAGAACTGGGCGCGCTCCGCGCCGCAGCGGCCCGCCACCCAATTGCGGAACCACGTGCGCTGGAGCAGCTCCGGCAAGCAGCCGCGGCACTGCTCGTGACGCCACCAGCGTCAAGCACGCAGCCCCGACTGCACGTGCTGGTCCGCGACGGCGAGCAATTCGCGGCGGTGTGTGCGTGGTCGCCGCCGTCCACGGCGCTCGCACGCGGGACGCTCTATTGCGACTTCGAGAGCACCGGCGACTATGGACGGGCAGTGGCCGCGGGTCGTGCCGCGGGCTGGCCGGTCGGTCTGGCGACCGCGCGCATTGTCATGCCGAGTGAGGAAGGCGACATCGAGCAATTGGCCCAATTTGCACCCGACGCCGTGCTCGTGCGGAACCTTACCGCACTACGGCACCTGCGACAGCACGCCGGATCCCTCCGGCTGATCGGCGATTACGCGCTGAACATCGCGAACGAGATCGCCGCGGCAGAGTTGTGCGCGGGCGGTCTCAGCCGCATCACGCCCAGCTACGACCTGAACTGGCCGCGGCTCGCCGACCTGCTCGCGCGCATCCCCGCCGATGCGTGCGAGGTCGTCATCCACCAGCATATCCCGCTCTTCCACACGCGGCATTGCCTCTTCGCCGCCAGCCTCTCCGATGGCACGCGCTGCGGCGACTGCGGCTGGCATTGCCGGAGCCACGCGCTGCACCTGCGCGACCGCGTGGGCATGTGGCACCCCGTGCTGCGTGACCCGGAGGGCCGCAACACGGTGTTCCATGCCGCCGTCCAATCCGCCGCCGAACTCGTTCCGGACATGCGCCGCCGCGGCGTGCGACACTTCCGCGTCGAGTTCCTCCGCGAGCCGGCTGCGCGGTGTCGCGGTGTGCTGGACCTTTACGCAGCGCTGGTCACAGGCGAGGATGAGCCGGCAGCGGTGCTCCGCCGGCTGCATGCGCTGTGTCCCGCGGGGCTGGGGCGCGGCGCGTGGGCTGCGACGGCCGAGCGGACGGAGACAGACTGACGGAGGGCGGCGAGTTGACCGTGATCGACGTTCCGGCGCCGCACCCGCCTGACCTGACCGCACCGCCGACCGCAGCCAGGCTCGACGCCGCCAGCACCGCCGTCGTGAAGACCTTTTATGCCACTGCCACGTTCTGGCTGCTGATTGCCAGCGCGCTGGGCTTCATCGTCTCGATCAAGCTGCACACGCCCGGCTTCCTGGCCGGCTCAGCGTACTTGACGTTCGGCCGCCTGCGCCCGGCACACGTGAACACCGCTCTCTACGGCTGGGCCGGCCTGGCGGGCATCGGCACATTGCTCTGGATGCAGTCCCGGCTGTGCGGCGTGCGACTCCCGTTTCCCGGGTTGCTGATCGCCGGCGGCGTGCTCTGGAACGTCGCTGTGGCCGGCGGGACGCTGGCAATCCTGTGCGGCGCCGGCACCGGCGTGGAATATCTCGAGTTTCCGTACGTCTGGTCACTGGTCTTCGCCGCGGTTCTCGGGCTCATCGTCGTCGCATCGCTCACCATGCTGGCGGCGCGAACCACCCGCCCGCTCTACGTGTCGCAGTGGTACATCCTGGCAGCGGTGCTCTGGTTCCCCGTGTTGTACCTGCTGGCCAACCAGGTCATCCACGGCGGCGTCACGCGCGGGATCCCCGCCGCCACCGCGAACTGGTGGTTCGCGCACAACCTGCTCGGCCTCTGGTTCACGCCGCTCGCGCTGGCGACCGCGTTCTACCTGTTCCCGGTCCTGCGCGGCGCGCCCCTGTATAGCCACGCGCTGTCGCTGTTCGGCTTCTGGACGCTCGCGATCTTCTACAATTGGGCGGGCATGCACCATCTGATCGGCGGCCCGGTCCCGCAGTGGCTTATCACCGTCAGCGTGGTCGGCAGCGTGCTGATGCTGATCCCGGTCATCGCCGTGAGCGTCAACCTGCACGGCACACTGCGCGGCGGCTTCGCGCTGCTGCGCGCGAACATTGCACTGCGGTTCATCGTCTGCGGCGCGCTGGGCTATACGGTCGTCAGCGTCCAGGGCGCCATTCAGGCCCTCCGCTCGGTCAACGAAGTCACGCACTTCACGCACTACACGGTCGGACACGCTCACCTGGGGCTCTACGCGTTCTTCACGCTGACCATGTTCGGCGCCATGTACGCCAGCCTCGCGCGCCTCGGTCCGCGTCCACCGCTCATGCCCCAGCTCATGCGCCTCCATTTCTGGACGTGCACGGTCGGCGTCGCTTTTTTCTGGGGCGCACTCACCATCGGCGGCCTCATCCAGGGCACCCAGATGAATGACGCCGACGTGCCGTTTCCGGCCATCGTCGCCGCGACCTTGCCGTACCTGGGGGCGCGGAGCATCGCCGCGTATCTGCTGCTGCTCGCGCACCTCATCTTCGCGGTCCTGTTGATCGGCCTGCTCCGCCGCGCACGCCCGGCCAGGGAAGTCCGCCCATGATCCGCGTCACGCAGGTTTACCCGGCCGCCTTGCTCACAGCGCTTGCCGCCTTCGCTGGGCTGGTCGCCATCCCGCAGGTGCAACTTGCCGGCCTGATCCCGGTCGAGGACGAGCTGGGCGACCTGCGCCCCTTCGATCCCGGCGGGCGCGAGCTGGTCGGACGCCGCGCGTACATCAGCCTTGGCTGCGTGTATTGCCACACACAGCAGCTCCGACCGGCCGGCTGCGGCGCGGACATCGAGCGTGGCTGGGGCGCAAGGCGGACCGTGGCCCGCGACTATATCCATGATCAGCCGCCACTGCTGGGCACGCTCCGCACCGGACCAGACCTGGCCGACATCGGCAGCCGCCAGCCGAGCGCCGCATGGCACTACCTCCACCTGCTCGACCCGCAGCGGGCCACGCCCGGCTCGATCATGCCTCCGCACGCATTCCTGTTCCGCCCGCAGGCACCCGATCAGGCGCGGTCGTTGGGCACGCTCGCCATACCTGGACCGCGCAAGCAGGAACCATCGCAGTGGCTCCCAACCGACGAAGGTGCGGCGCTCGTGGCCTACCTGCTCAGCCTGCGCTGCGACTACGACGTGCCGGAGGTCGGTCCGTGAGCAGCACACCCGCCGAGCACGAACTGCGAACCGGGCACGCGGCGCTGCCGCGCGGCGTAGTGGGCTGCGCGCTGGTCTTACTGGGCTGGGGCGCGTGGTATGCCGCTACACACGTGGCCGGCTTCCGCGGCGACGTACACGACGCCGACCCGGCGGCGGCGGACAGCCGGCGGCCACCGGCGACTTCGCTGGTCCTTGGCCGGCGATACTACCGCTCCTGTGCGGGATGCCACCAGCCCGATGGTCAGGGCGTGCCGGGAACGTATCCGCCACTCGCGGACTCGGAATGGGTCCGTGGCGATCCGGACGTGCTGACGCGCATGGTTCTGCACGGCGTGCAGGGGCCACTTGTCGTCCGCGGCGTCACCTATGATGCA
This window encodes:
- a CDS encoding HIT family protein is translated as MFDAPAWAARLRGADCPVCGASGARERTWLADLPSGRVLLQDDADFAGYCILYHRRHVAEVFDLRVAERAAFIEDVSRLAAAVAACCRPGKINYAILGNEVPHLHCHVVPRYPTDGWWGQAFSLRPAAQRKPLSPAEYARLQRALRAALTGT
- a CDS encoding U32 family peptidase, which encodes MSATPTTVPELLAPAGDWDALRAAVANGADGVYFGLESFNARQRAQNFTRAALPEIMAYLHGHNVKGYVALNTLIFSAELPQAVAYAEALATAGADAVIVQDLGLVRLLQRVVPTLPIHASTQMTQTAAGGIAYLQALGVSRVIVARELTLAELTTLVHASPLPLEVFVHGALCISYSGQCLASEALWSRSANRGLCAQACRLPYHLIVDGRPLEQSHREYLLSPHDLAAHALLPKLVALGIAAFKIEGRLKSAHYVAAATQVYRAALDAAVQRRPFVISPAQQADLTQSFSRGFGHGFLEGVNHQTLVPGACPRNRGVCVGTVVARVAQGVKIELTDPPPVPPLKPGDGVVFDPGHPDQNEQGGRIYTVAPVRHAQRGAAMQVLLTFGRGDVSLAALRNGCRVWRTDDPTLRRKLETSFGRDVVVRRVPIHVRIEAAAGQVLAVTVRDEAGRTARVCSDAALEPARRHSLTVGLIREQFARLGDTPFALGEVELQGPEGATDSVPVMAPKSVLNQLRRRAVEELGALRAAAARHPIAEPRALEQLRQAAAALLVTPPASSTQPRLHVLVRDGEQFAAVCAWSPPSTALARGTLYCDFESTGDYGRAVAAGRAAGWPVGLATARIVMPSEEGDIEQLAQFAPDAVLVRNLTALRHLRQHAGSLRLIGDYALNIANEIAAAELCAGGLSRITPSYDLNWPRLADLLARIPADACEVVIHQHIPLFHTRHCLFAASLSDGTRCGDCGWHCRSHALHLRDRVGMWHPVLRDPEGRNTVFHAAVQSAAELVPDMRRRGVRHFRVEFLREPAARCRGVLDLYAALVTGEDEPAAVLRRLHALCPAGLGRGAWAATAERTETD
- a CDS encoding cbb3-type cytochrome c oxidase subunit I, with the protein product MIDVPAPHPPDLTAPPTAARLDAASTAVVKTFYATATFWLLIASALGFIVSIKLHTPGFLAGSAYLTFGRLRPAHVNTALYGWAGLAGIGTLLWMQSRLCGVRLPFPGLLIAGGVLWNVAVAGGTLAILCGAGTGVEYLEFPYVWSLVFAAVLGLIVVASLTMLAARTTRPLYVSQWYILAAVLWFPVLYLLANQVIHGGVTRGIPAATANWWFAHNLLGLWFTPLALATAFYLFPVLRGAPLYSHALSLFGFWTLAIFYNWAGMHHLIGGPVPQWLITVSVVGSVLMLIPVIAVSVNLHGTLRGGFALLRANIALRFIVCGALGYTVVSVQGAIQALRSVNEVTHFTHYTVGHAHLGLYAFFTLTMFGAMYASLARLGPRPPLMPQLMRLHFWTCTVGVAFFWGALTIGGLIQGTQMNDADVPFPAIVAATLPYLGARSIAAYLLLLAHLIFAVLLIGLLRRARPAREVRP
- a CDS encoding cbb3-type cytochrome c oxidase subunit II, with product MIRVTQVYPAALLTALAAFAGLVAIPQVQLAGLIPVEDELGDLRPFDPGGRELVGRRAYISLGCVYCHTQQLRPAGCGADIERGWGARRTVARDYIHDQPPLLGTLRTGPDLADIGSRQPSAAWHYLHLLDPQRATPGSIMPPHAFLFRPQAPDQARSLGTLAIPGPRKQEPSQWLPTDEGAALVAYLLSLRCDYDVPEVGP
- a CDS encoding cytochrome c, which produces MSSTPAEHELRTGHAALPRGVVGCALVLLGWGAWYAATHVAGFRGDVHDADPAAADSRRPPATSLVLGRRYYRSCAGCHQPDGQGVPGTYPPLADSEWVRGDPDVLTRMVLHGVQGPLVVRGVTYDAWMPPWSGLPDERVAAVLTFIRAEWGAGAGPLDAEQVAAIRQQYADRRRPWTADELGGRAHRDGTRCPGVQLPITNVAQATRASRFRVCGIDLKRGGE